CTCCCGGATTGGAGATAACGTTTCCTATCCATACAAACGGCACACGACCCGTAAACACACCGGTTCCTCCTCGAATCTGGAATGACCTATCGTTATTCACATCATAGTTAAATCCGATGCGTGGAGAATAGAGCGGCGTTGAACCGGGCAGTTTCGCCTGGTCAACGACTTCCGGCTCGTCATTTTCATCAAGAAGTGTTAATCCTGTTGAAAACGGATTTTCTATAGGCGTGGTTTCGTATATCGGAATATCTACTCGCAGACCGTATGTCAATTTCAGTGCCTCGGACATCTGGAATTCATCCTGAGCGTACACTGCGAACTGGGACACGTCTATCTGCTCGCCCTTAAAAGGACCCGATCCTATCAGCGCATTAAAATCATAGAAGTTCGCTGAGTCAGGATTTGTTTTAGCATTGAAACCATCTACAGACGAGAATGTAGTCGCTCCAATTCCAAGAAAATCAAGAAAATCCGGCAAGAAGAACACACCATGCCGGAATATGTTAAACGAGTTAAAGAAGCTGAACCTCTCATAACTTACACCCGCTGTGTAAACGTGCTTACCGGAAAAATAACTGTAGTTGTTAGTTATCTGGAGAACGTCCTGATCGAGTATATTATGAATCGAGAACGGTTCATGTCCGACCGTTGTATACGTTACGCCTTCTTCACCAATTTCTATGGTCGGGAAATCAGCGCTGAACGGTTGCCTGAAATCGCGGAATCTGTTGTAACTGAAGAAGAACTTATTAGCGGATTTTCCGCCGAATGCGCTGTTCAGTTCAAACATATATGACTGCAAATCGTTGTTGATTGTATATCCGGAATTTTGGAACGGCAGACTCGATGAATTAGGTCCGCGTCCGGTATTAGCGAAACTCAGCACGAACGGGTGTGGACCCTGCTCGCGCATAGCGTCCAATATATTCACGCGGAAAGTCGCGTTATGATTTGAATTCACGTTCCAATCTAATTTTAGAAGGACCTTGTCATTGTTCGTCTGGTGGGTATAGCCCTGATATGGACCCGTTTCATACCCGTAAACATCTATCATAGTTTTCCTGATAGCATCCATAGTGGCAGCGTCAACCCGAGAATTTTCATTAGCTTTATAGTTTGTGCCCGGATCTTCCCTTCTTACCCGCTCAAAATTTAAAAAGAAGAAAAGCTTATTTTTCGATATAGGCCCGCTGTATGTAAATCCGGACTGATTAAATGACAAATCTGGTTTATCATCAAATAGTACCACATCTCCAACCTGGTTACCCACAAAACTTGCGTTCCTGAAGTAACTATAGATTGAACCCTTGAATTGATTCGTGCCGCTTTTGGTCACCGTGTTTATACCCGCTCCGGTAAATCCTCCTTCGCGGACGTCAAAAGGCGCTATCGAAACCTGCACCTGTTCAATCGCATCGAACGGAACCGGTTCGGCGTTAGCCTGACCACCAACCGCCGGGTCATCCAATCCGAAAGGATTGTTAAAGTATGAACCGTCGAGAGAGATATTATTGTAGAGCCAGTTTCTTCCGCCGAAACTGTAATTACCGTCACTTCGCGGATCCAACCGTGTAAGATCCCTAATGCTTCTTTTGACTGAAGGCATCTGCTCAACCTGATCGGAACTGATGTAGGTTGCCGCACCTGTTCTCCCGCTATTCATAACAGGATCCAATTCTGCCGTAACCACTACTCCGCTGACCTCGATAGCCTCCTGTGACAGCTGCAGGTCTATTCTGGCTGCTTGACCGAGATTTAGGTATATATCTCCTTGCGAACTTTCTGTATATCCGATAAACGTCGCCTTTACAGTGTATGGACCGCCTACTCGTAAGTTGAGGATATCGTAGAAACCTCCACTCCTCACCGCCGCACCGTATTGTGTACCGCTCGGTTCGTGAACCGCAACAACGTTGGCGCCGGCTAACGGATCACCGTTTTCATCGGTAACCATGCCGTTTAAGCTTGCGGTCGTCAGCCCTTGTCCATAGGCAGTTTCAACATATACCGAACTTATCGTTATCAAGCATGATATTATAATAATTGTCAATGATTTCATAGTCTCACTCCTTTAAATTGTGCAAGATTCGATTTTGGCGGCATCCTATTGCCCCCCTAATTACGTTTATAAACATTGTAGCATGAAGTATTCAAAATGTATTAAGCAGAAAATACAGTGTCAAGAGATAAAATTAGGTCGAAATTATTCCGGATTTTTTTCACCTATTTGCAAGCTTCACAATTCTCTTTGACTGTTTGTGAATAGAAACCTTATACTTATTTTTTATGACACCAAGGATCAAAATATGCTGTATCAGTTCCGTTGAAGAGGCTAAGTCAGCGATCCGTTACGGAGCCTCAGCGATCGGGCTCGTCTCTGAAATGCCGGGTGGACCCGGTGTAATTCCGGAAGATCTTATCTCAAGAATTGCCTCAAATATACCGGCTTCAATTTCCACGTTTCTTCTGACGAGTAAACAAGCTGCCGCCTCCATAATAAAACAGCAAAAGCGCTGCAAGGTAAATACGTTACAGTTGTGTGACCGGCTTGTCACGGGCACTTATAGCGACCTGCGTGAGACATTACCCGGCATCAAGATCGTGCAGGTCATTCATGTTACGGGCGAAGAATCAGTTGAAGAAGCGATATCCATCGCTCCGGAAGTCGACGCTTTACTCCTCGATTCGGGTAATACTTCCTCCGCCGTCAAAGAATTAGGCGGCACAGGGAGAACTCATGACTGGAAACTAAGCAGGAAGATAGTTGATTCGGTCGATATACCCGTCTGGTTGGCAGGAGGGCTTAATCCCGATAACATCGCTGACGCGATTAAAACTGTCAAGCCATATGGCGTTGACGTTTGCAGCGGTGTGAGGACAGATTCGAAGTTAGATGAAGAGAAGCTTCAGCGATTTACCGATCAAGTGAGGATGGAGGGTTTTTAAGAGAAATATTCCAATAGGTCTCCTACCGTTCGAGCGACATAATCCGGTTGAACGCTCCAGTTATCGGTTTGAGTTCCCGTGCCGTATAAAGCTCCGATAGTGATCACATTCAAATTCGTTCCTGAGTCTTTTAAGGCTTCATTTGTATTTCTGGCGCACAATATGTCGGTCTCATGATCCCCGATGTAAAAGATACTCCCCTCTTTCATATCAAATAACTGCTCCATACATTTTAACAGACCTTCGGGATGAGGTTTTTGATTGTTTAATCCGACCTCTTCGTAACCGATGATTGAACTAAAATGTCTGGATAGGTTTTCCATTTCCAATTGCCTCATCACGTTGCTTTTGGAATTTTGAGATACTATTCCCTGGGGAAATTCACCCGCAGAACTGATTACCTCGTGAATTCCCCTATACACGGTTACCGGTGTTTCATCCGAAAGCTGAAATTTAGTCCATAATCCACCTGCTTCATCAATTTGATCTTCGGTTAATTGAAATTGATCTCTATAAAATTCTCTCCAATTCATCATCTCCATTGTTACCTTTTGATAAGTTTCCATTGATTGCAACAGAGAAAATGTGTCCGCCTCTTTTCCCGATACTTTTTCGATAATTTTTCTTGTTACGTTAAGATTTTTTTGACGTGAATCCACGAGTGTGCCGTCATAATCCCAGATGATCGCTCGTATGCT
Above is a genomic segment from Candidatus Neomarinimicrobiota bacterium containing:
- a CDS encoding TonB-dependent receptor gives rise to the protein MKSLTIIIISCLITISSVYVETAYGQGLTTASLNGMVTDENGDPLAGANVVAVHEPSGTQYGAAVRSGGFYDILNLRVGGPYTVKATFIGYTESSQGDIYLNLGQAARIDLQLSQEAIEVSGVVVTAELDPVMNSGRTGAATYISSDQVEQMPSVKRSIRDLTRLDPRSDGNYSFGGRNWLYNNISLDGSYFNNPFGLDDPAVGGQANAEPVPFDAIEQVQVSIAPFDVREGGFTGAGINTVTKSGTNQFKGSIYSYFRNASFVGNQVGDVVLFDDKPDLSFNQSGFTYSGPISKNKLFFFLNFERVRREDPGTNYKANENSRVDAATMDAIRKTMIDVYGYETGPYQGYTHQTNNDKVLLKLDWNVNSNHNATFRVNILDAMREQGPHPFVLSFANTGRGPNSSSLPFQNSGYTINNDLQSYMFELNSAFGGKSANKFFFSYNRFRDFRQPFSADFPTIEIGEEGVTYTTVGHEPFSIHNILDQDVLQITNNYSYFSGKHVYTAGVSYERFSFFNSFNIFRHGVFFLPDFLDFLGIGATTFSSVDGFNAKTNPDSANFYDFNALIGSGPFKGEQIDVSQFAVYAQDEFQMSEALKLTYGLRVDIPIYETTPIENPFSTGLTLLDENDEPEVVDQAKLPGSTPLYSPRIGFNYDVNNDRSFQIRGGTGVFTGRVPFVWIGNVISNPGANPNLFSPFGGPITADENVIDDGSGRHEEGKSVLQQSFDVNGMVDDFKWPQVWTTDLAVDKQLPGNMLGTIEFVYGKDLNAIYMRNADLVKPVRFLEDGRPYYTDANGNFELNPDGGAGVYVIDNTNEGFNMTLTGQLRKVFDNGLAGSIAYTYLKAENNLKSTEIASVLWQNQPVQGDPNTPIVGSSEFGNPHRIIGSMNYRKNWTGSQSTSFGLVFEMAQGNRFLASGGNRYSFIYSGDVNGDGYGGNDLIYIPIDQSDIVLADAGDWAALNAFIEQDDYLSKNRGKIAERMGAINPWYTNIDLRTLHDFSFGERTLQFSLDISNVMNLISSSWGVRQIASPAATSPLTLIGFVDGAGEPILDFTGPSETYVDDLSLFSRWQVQVGLKLFF
- a CDS encoding phosphoribosylanthranilate isomerase, coding for MTPRIKICCISSVEEAKSAIRYGASAIGLVSEMPGGPGVIPEDLISRIASNIPASISTFLLTSKQAAASIIKQQKRCKVNTLQLCDRLVTGTYSDLRETLPGIKIVQVIHVTGEESVEEAISIAPEVDALLLDSGNTSSAVKELGGTGRTHDWKLSRKIVDSVDIPVWLAGGLNPDNIADAIKTVKPYGVDVCSGVRTDSKLDEEKLQRFTDQVRMEGF
- a CDS encoding HAD family hydrolase, with translation MSQEKSIRAIIWDYDGTLVDSRQKNLNVTRKIIEKVSGKEADTFSLLQSMETYQKVTMEMMNWREFYRDQFQLTEDQIDEAGGLWTKFQLSDETPVTVYRGIHEVISSAGEFPQGIVSQNSKSNVMRQLEMENLSRHFSSIIGYEEVGLNNQKPHPEGLLKCMEQLFDMKEGSIFYIGDHETDILCARNTNEALKDSGTNLNVITIGALYGTGTQTDNWSVQPDYVARTVGDLLEYFS